In Flavobacterium luteolum, the DNA window AACGTATTTTAAGTAAACAACGAATATCGAGACCAAAGCGGCATGAATAGAAATCTTTTTGATTGTTCTCCACAATATCGATTCTATCGGCTCGACTCTCACGCTTCTATTAGAATCTTTTTGGAGTAATAAAGCAACCCATATTAAAATGGCTAAAAGCGAAACTGTTCTTTCATCTTTAGATAATAATTTATCTAAATTGCCAAACCTTGCCAAGGCCGAAAGAATAGTCGCAAGATTCAACAATACAATATCAACTACTACAAACAAAAGTTTATAATAACGTGAAATTCGATAGTGTGATAATTTTTGTAAAATTTTCATTGCGGGGCGTAGTTTTATCCAAAAAGAATAAAAAAGACTTTTACATTTAATGTGATGCAAAATAACATTTAAATTATATTTTTTAAATACTTATTTCGTTCTATTATTTAAAACTTTACTTTTATCTTATGCAGACTTAACATTGCACTTATGCTAAAAATTGTATTTTTCTTTCTAACCATCACCGCTTCGATTAATGCTCAAAACCCTGGCTGTACAGATCCGCAGGCAGAAAATTACAATTCGAAATTTAGACAGAATGATGGAAACTGCCGCTATAAGAACTTAAAAATAAAACCTGAATACTCTATTCGTTTAAGCGATTCAATTAAAGAAACTTCTGGATTGATTGCCTTTGAAAACCTACTTTGGACACACAATGACGATCACGACACAACGATTTACGGATTAGATTCTCTCGGAAAAATTAAAAAGAAAATTATTCTCCCAGCAGTTATCAATCACGATTGGGAAGAAATATCGCAAGATGATACTCATATTTATGTTGGAGATTTTGGAAATAATTCTGCCGGAAATCGATCGGATTTAAGAATCCTTAAAATCGAAAAAAAATCTTTTTTAGAAGGTAAACCAAAAATTGAAACCATTACATTTTCTTATTCCGACCAAACTGATTTTACTGCTTCAAAACCCAATAAAACTAATTTTGACTGTGAAGCTTTTATTGTTTCTAAAGACAGCATTTATCTGTTTACCAAACAATGGAAATCATCTAAAACCAATATTTACGTTTTATCTAAGCAAGAAGGAACGCAAACTGCAAAACTCAAAGCCACACTTGACACCAAAGGTTTGGTCACTGGCGCAACTTATTTAGAAGATAAAAAATTAATTACTTTGTGTGGCTATACCAAAGTCGGAAAACCGTTTTTGTATCTGCTTTATGATTTTAAAAATCACGATTTTCTGTCTGGAAATAAAAGACGAATTGATATAAAACTTCCTTTTCATCAAATAGAAGGAATTGCAACAAAAGACGGACTTCATTATTTTATGACAAATGAATCTCTAGTTCTAAAACCAATTTTAAACAATCCACAGCAAATTCATTATTTTGATTTGAGTTCAGCCCTCAGTTTGTATCTCCATAAATAATTCGCAAATGCAAGATAATAGTTTACTTTTGCAGAAAGTTATGTTTTAGAAACATTCATAACTCATAATTTTATAACTTATACTTACAAAGTGAATTACTTATCTGTAGAAAATATATCGAAGTCATTTGGCGAAAGAGTCCTTTTTGACAACATTTCTTTTGGAATCAACAAAGATCAAAAAATCGCTTTTATTGCAAAAAATGGTTCTGGAAAAACAACCATCATGAGCATTATTAACGGATTGGAAGAACCAGATACTGGACAAGTTGTTTTACGAAAAGGAATCAGAATGGCATTTCTTTCTCAAGACAATAATCTTCAAGACGAACTTACAATTGAAGAAAGTATTTTCGCATCAGACAATGAAACTCTTAAAGTGATTGAGGCTTATGAAAAAGCTTTAGAAAATCCCTCTGACGAAGAAGCGTATCAAAAAGCCTTCGATGCAATGGATCAGCATAATGCATGGGATTTTGAAACGCAATACAAACAAATTCTATTCAAATTAAAACTGGAAGATTTTAAACTAAAAGTAAAAAATCTTTCTGGTGGACAGAAAAAACGTCTTTCTTTGGCTATAATCCTAATCAATCGTCCAGATTTATTGATTCTAGATGAGCCAACCAACCACTTAGATCTTGAAATGATCGAATGGCTTGAAAGTTATTTTGCTAAAGAAAACATTACGCTGTTTATGGTAACGCACGACCGTTTCTTTTTGGAACGTGTCTGTAACGAAATTATCGAATTAGACAACGGAAAACTATATCAATACAAAGGAAACTATTCTTATTATCTACAGAAAAAAGAAGAAAGAATCACTTCTGAAAATGCTAGTGTTGATAAAGCCAAAAATTTATTTGTAAAAGAGTTAGAATGGATGCGTCGTCAGCCAAAAGCGAGAACGACTAAATCGAAATCACGTCAGGATGACTTTTACATTATTAAAGAAAAAGCGCAAAGTCGACGAAAAGAAAACAAAGTTGAGCTTGAAATTAACATGGAAAGAATGGGAAGCAAAATTATCGAGCTTCACAAACTTTCTAAAAAATTCAAAGACCGTGTTATTCTAGATAACTTTAGTTTTGATTTTCAGCGTGGCGAAAGAATCGGAATTATTGGAAAAAACGGAACTGGAAAATCGACTTTCTTAAATCTGCTTACAGGAACAATTCCACCAGACAGCGGGCGTGTTGTAAAAGGAGATACCATTAAAATTGGATATTATACACAGTCTGGAATTAATCCAAAACCTGGGCAACGTGTTATTGATATTATAAAAGAATACGGAGAATATATTCCGCTTACTAAAGGAAAAATTATTTCGGCTTCGCAACTATTGGAACGTTTTCTTTTTGATGCAAAAAAACAATACGATTATGTTGAGAAATTGAGCGGTGGAGAATTAAAACGTTTGTATTTATGTACGGTTTTAATTCAGAATCCGAACTTTCTGATTCTAGATGAACCAACAAACGATTTGGATATCGTAACTCTGAACGTTCTAGAAAGTTTCCTTTTAGATTATCCGGGATGTTTATTGGTTGTTTCGCACGACCGTTACTTTATGGATAAAATCGTTGATCACTTATTTGTCTTTAGAGGACAAGGGGAAATCGAAAATTTCCCAGGAAACTACTCTGATTTCCGTGCGTATGAAGACAGTGCTGATATTGCTCAAAAAGAAGAAAACAAAGCTGAAAAGAAAGATTGGAAGCAAAATAATCCAACCGGAAATTTAAGCTTCAATGAGCAAAAAGAATATCAGAAAATCGAACGAGAAATTAAAGATTTAGAAATCGAAAAGACTAAAATCGAAAAATTATTCTCTGATGGAAAAGTCGCTGATGCTGATATTGAGAAAAAAGCCAATGAACTTCAAAATATCATAAACAAAATAGACGCAAAAGAAGAACGCTGGTTTGAACTTTCTGCTAAACTTGAAGGGTAAATTTTTGCTTCACGTTTTCAGTTTTAGACTTTTCTATTAATGTTAATGTCTCAAAAACTGTAACTGTCATAAAAACTTATTTATATATTTACGACCTTAAAAAAACAAATACCATATGAAAAAATTATTAACGGCATTTTCAATCCTTACGTTTTTTATTTCTTGTACTAGTGATTCAGGACTTGAGAGAATTCCTGAAAAGATCGATTATAGTGCTGAAAACGAAAAAGAAATTACTGAGTATTTAGCGAAAAATAATTTAACAGCTCAAAAGACAAACACAGGTCTGCACTATATTATCAAAGAAGCAGGAACAGGTAAACAGCCAACTCTACAATCAAACGTAACGGTGACCTACAAAGGTACTCTAACGAATGGAACTGTTTTTGATCAGACTACTACCGATGCAGGAGTAACATTTCCATTAAACAAACTAATATTAGGATGGCAGGAAGGCTTACCACTTTTAAAAGAAGGAGGAAGCGCCTCTTTGTTTATTCCGGCACACTTAGGTTACGGCAGTAGTAAGGTTCAAAACATTCCTGCTGGCTCTGTTTTAATTTTTGAAATAAAACTTGTTTCTGTAAATTAATCAATCTGTAGAACAAAACATTCTAAGAGTGCTTTTTCAAATAAAATCTTACCTAAAATTTTTATGGAATTCTAAAAACGAACACGCGGTTCATTCGCCGTTCGTTTTTAGTTTACTGACAAAATGTTTCTACGATAAGAAAGCAAAGCCTGAATATACTATTCTAAAGAACTATAGGAAATCGCTTTTAGGAAATAAAAATTTCATCGAAGTAACTGATTTTGGCGTTGGATCAAAAGTCTTTAAATCCAACCGAAGACAGATTTCTAAAATTGCGCAAACAGCAGGAATTTCTCCAAAACGGGCAGAATTATTGTTTAGAGTAACCAATTATTTCCAGCCAAAAAATATCCTCGAAATAGGGACATCTTTAGGTTTAGCGAGTTCAGCTATTGCATTGGGAAGTAAAGAATCTTTTTTACTTAGTCTTGAGGGGTGTCAAAATACACAATCAGTCGCGGAAAATTTATTTAACCAACAATTTCCAGATTCTAACTTTGACTTTGTGAATTCAGAATTTAGCAAATTCTTAAAAGATGGCTCTGCAAATATCTGCGATTGGGATTTAATATATTTCGACGGAAATCATTCTAAAAAAGCAACTTTAGAATATTTTGAACTTTTGTTGCCAACAATCAACAATGATTCTGTTTGGATTTTTGATGATATTCATTGGTCTCCTGAAATGGAAGAAGCGTGGGAGATTATAAAAAATCACCCAAAAGTAAAAGTCACAATTGATACTTTTCAATGGGGATTTGTATTCTTTAGAAGAGAACAGCCAAAAGAGCATTTTATAATTAGAGCATAAAAAAAGACGATCATTTCTGATCGTCTTTTTTATTTCTAATTCAAAATATTAAAATCTTATTTTTTTGCGTCTTTGTTTTCTTCAGATTTAGCTCCCATTCTGTTTACAGTATACATTGGTGCAAATTTGATTTTCAAACCAGCAATTTTTCTGTTATCCTCAGCAGAAAGACCTTCTTTTTCAACTGTATTTTTACGGCTGTCAAGAGCTTCATACATTAATTTGATTTCATCCCAGTCTTCTCTAGAATATTTGTCTTTATTGTTTTCTACAGTATGAACAAACTGCTGATAAACGCTATGAATATTTTGGGCGTTAACCCAGCTAAAACTCATATCATCACCTATTTTTCCTGCGCCAAACAAAGCATCTCTTAACTGTTGTTTCGGACTAGGAGCTGGAGGGGCAAATTGGGCGGTCATTTCATTTTTAAATTCCTCGTACTTAATTTTACTTGCATTTATTTTTTCTGTTGCAGCAGCATTGTCTTTAATATCAGCTAACGCAGCTTGCGCTTCCTGAGATCTTCTATCATATTCTGCTTCAACACTTTTCCAATTGTCTTTTAAGTCAGCAGCTGCCACATTTTTAACAGAGTCAACATAGATTACATAGTTGTCTACTGTTTTTTGAGCTCTTTCTTGTTTTTCATCTTTACACGATGTTAACCCTAATACTAATAAAGCAATTCCTGTAGCTATTTTGATATTTTTCATAATCTTGATTATTTAATTAATTGATTAATCAAATTTACCAAACGTTTATCTTAATAAATTACATTATTATCATGTTTTTAAAATTAAAAACATCTTAAAACTATAAAACATAAAAAATAATGATAATTATACAAAATATCCTCAAAAAGATATAACATTTCTATTTTTTTTTAATGCATTATACAAAAGGGCATTTACAACTGTGCTTTGTAACAAAAACCAATTCTGAACTACTTATCCTTTTTATTGAAAAGTGTTTTGTACTTTTAAATCCAAAATTGTAAAACGAAATGGCTGAACCATTAATTAAAATAACCGACATTAAACGAAATTTTACTTTAGGAAATGAAATCGTTTATGTTTTAAAAGGAATAGATTTAGAAATTCAAAAAGGAGAATACGTTGCTTTAATGGGGCCTTCAGGATCAGGAAAATCTACCTTAATGAATTTATTGGGCTGTTTAGATACACCAACTTCTGGTCGTTATATTTTAAATGGAAAAGATGTCAGCAAAATGAAAGATGATGAACTGGCCGAAATCAGAAACAAAGAAATTGGTTTCGTTTTTCAGACTTTCAATCTTTTGCCAAGAACAACTGCGTTAGACAATGTTGCGTTGCCTATGATTTATGCTGGTTACGGAAAATCTGAAAGAATAGCCCGCGCAACCGAAGTTTTAAAACAGGTTAACCTAGCAGACAGAATGGATCACCAGCCGAATCAGCTTTCTGGAGGACAGCGCCAGCGTGTTGCTGTAGCAAGAGCTTTAGTCAATAAACCTTCAATTATTCTAGCCGATGAGCCAACAGGAAACTTAGACAGTAAG includes these proteins:
- a CDS encoding T9SS C-terminal target domain-containing protein, with the protein product MLKIVFFFLTITASINAQNPGCTDPQAENYNSKFRQNDGNCRYKNLKIKPEYSIRLSDSIKETSGLIAFENLLWTHNDDHDTTIYGLDSLGKIKKKIILPAVINHDWEEISQDDTHIYVGDFGNNSAGNRSDLRILKIEKKSFLEGKPKIETITFSYSDQTDFTASKPNKTNFDCEAFIVSKDSIYLFTKQWKSSKTNIYVLSKQEGTQTAKLKATLDTKGLVTGATYLEDKKLITLCGYTKVGKPFLYLLYDFKNHDFLSGNKRRIDIKLPFHQIEGIATKDGLHYFMTNESLVLKPILNNPQQIHYFDLSSALSLYLHK
- a CDS encoding ABC-F family ATP-binding cassette domain-containing protein; this translates as MNYLSVENISKSFGERVLFDNISFGINKDQKIAFIAKNGSGKTTIMSIINGLEEPDTGQVVLRKGIRMAFLSQDNNLQDELTIEESIFASDNETLKVIEAYEKALENPSDEEAYQKAFDAMDQHNAWDFETQYKQILFKLKLEDFKLKVKNLSGGQKKRLSLAIILINRPDLLILDEPTNHLDLEMIEWLESYFAKENITLFMVTHDRFFLERVCNEIIELDNGKLYQYKGNYSYYLQKKEERITSENASVDKAKNLFVKELEWMRRQPKARTTKSKSRQDDFYIIKEKAQSRRKENKVELEINMERMGSKIIELHKLSKKFKDRVILDNFSFDFQRGERIGIIGKNGTGKSTFLNLLTGTIPPDSGRVVKGDTIKIGYYTQSGINPKPGQRVIDIIKEYGEYIPLTKGKIISASQLLERFLFDAKKQYDYVEKLSGGELKRLYLCTVLIQNPNFLILDEPTNDLDIVTLNVLESFLLDYPGCLLVVSHDRYFMDKIVDHLFVFRGQGEIENFPGNYSDFRAYEDSADIAQKEENKAEKKDWKQNNPTGNLSFNEQKEYQKIEREIKDLEIEKTKIEKLFSDGKVADADIEKKANELQNIINKIDAKEERWFELSAKLEG
- a CDS encoding FKBP-type peptidyl-prolyl cis-trans isomerase, translated to MKKLLTAFSILTFFISCTSDSGLERIPEKIDYSAENEKEITEYLAKNNLTAQKTNTGLHYIIKEAGTGKQPTLQSNVTVTYKGTLTNGTVFDQTTTDAGVTFPLNKLILGWQEGLPLLKEGGSASLFIPAHLGYGSSKVQNIPAGSVLIFEIKLVSVN
- a CDS encoding O-methyltransferase encodes the protein MLFQIKSYLKFLWNSKNEHAVHSPFVFSLLTKCFYDKKAKPEYTILKNYRKSLLGNKNFIEVTDFGVGSKVFKSNRRQISKIAQTAGISPKRAELLFRVTNYFQPKNILEIGTSLGLASSAIALGSKESFLLSLEGCQNTQSVAENLFNQQFPDSNFDFVNSEFSKFLKDGSANICDWDLIYFDGNHSKKATLEYFELLLPTINNDSVWIFDDIHWSPEMEEAWEIIKNHPKVKVTIDTFQWGFVFFRREQPKEHFIIRA
- a CDS encoding DUF6565 domain-containing protein, whose protein sequence is MKNIKIATGIALLVLGLTSCKDEKQERAQKTVDNYVIYVDSVKNVAAADLKDNWKSVEAEYDRRSQEAQAALADIKDNAAATEKINASKIKYEEFKNEMTAQFAPPAPSPKQQLRDALFGAGKIGDDMSFSWVNAQNIHSVYQQFVHTVENNKDKYSREDWDEIKLMYEALDSRKNTVEKEGLSAEDNRKIAGLKIKFAPMYTVNRMGAKSEENKDAKK
- a CDS encoding ABC transporter ATP-binding protein, coding for MAEPLIKITDIKRNFTLGNEIVYVLKGIDLEIQKGEYVALMGPSGSGKSTLMNLLGCLDTPTSGRYILNGKDVSKMKDDELAEIRNKEIGFVFQTFNLLPRTTALDNVALPMIYAGYGKSERIARATEVLKQVNLADRMDHQPNQLSGGQRQRVAVARALVNKPSIILADEPTGNLDSKTSVEIMKLFGDIHAQGNTVILVTHEEDIAAYAHRIIRLRDGLIESDTRKTV